The following proteins are co-located in the Pseudoalteromonas sp. N1230-9 genome:
- a CDS encoding response regulator — MNSSNFTVLVCDDSNVARKQVVRCLGDCISADIHQAKNGKEALTFLREQSFDLLCLDLTMPEVDGVTVLETIKAEKIECFVLVISADIQVEMKQRVAKLGAIDFIDKPIDIARLKATLHKFGIH; from the coding sequence ATGAATAGTTCTAATTTCACAGTACTTGTCTGCGATGACTCAAATGTTGCTAGGAAACAAGTTGTTAGGTGCCTAGGTGATTGCATCAGTGCTGATATCCATCAAGCCAAGAATGGTAAAGAAGCACTCACTTTTTTACGAGAGCAGAGCTTTGATTTGCTGTGCTTGGATTTAACTATGCCAGAAGTCGATGGCGTAACTGTACTCGAAACCATTAAAGCTGAAAAAATAGAGTGTTTTGTCTTAGTTATTTCGGCTGATATTCAAGTTGAAATGAAACAACGAGTTGCAAAACTAGGTGCTATCGACTTTATCGACAAGCCGATAGATATTGCCCGCTTAAAAGCGACCTTGCATAAATTTGGTATTCATTAG